The Candidatus Hydrogenedentota bacterium genome contains the following window.
TACCCGGCAATGATGCGATCCACGTTGTGGGGGCCGATCCGCTCTTCGTGAATTTCGATGGTGATAAAGGGATTCAAGGCAGCGAGTTCGTCGCGGGCCAGAAGGGCTTTGGACTTGCTCACGTCGGCCGCCCGAAAGAGGATCTGGCGATGGAGGTTCGAGGGGGCCACCGTGTCGCGTTCGCAGATTCCCAGATGTCCCACACCCGCGGCGGCGAGATAGAGAGCGGCGGGCGAGCCGAGTCCACCGGCACCCACGATGAGCACGCTGGCCCGGCGCAGTTTATCCTGGCCCGCCTCGCCCACGTCCTTCAGGTTGGTCTGGCGGGCGTAGTAGTCGTTTTCCGCGAGGGCGGGCCCATGGCTATGGGCGCATCGCTCGCAGTTGACCCAGCCTGAGTCGCCGTCCGCGTAGTATTCTTTTTTCCATATGGGGAGGCGGTGCTTTACCGCGTCGATGATGTAGCGACAGGCGTCGAAAGCCTCACCACGGTGGGCGGCGCTCACGCCGACCCAGACGGCCATGTCTTCCAGATCGAGCGCACCCACCCGGTGGACGCAGCGGGCCTCCAGCACGCCGAAACGCCGCTTCGCCTCGGCGATGATGGTATTGCCCTCGGTGATGCAGACCGTTTCGTAGGCCTCGTACTCCAGCGCGGTGACGGCCTTGCCTTCATTGTGATCGCGGATCCAGCCCTCGAAAGAGGCGTAGCCGCCGGCCCGTACATTACGCACAGACGCGCGCAGGGCCTGGGGGTCCAGGGGCTCGGTGGAGATCGAAAACATGATCAGCCTCCGGCGACCGGCGGGATGAAGACCACATGGTCGCCCGCGTTCAGCGGCGTGTTCCACGGCTGAAAGGCGTCGTTGATTACTACGTTGAGCTGGTGGGAAGTCAGGGAGAAGCCGTGCGCTGCGCGGAGGTCCTCGTAGAGTTCGCCCGGCGTGGCGGCGGCGCTTTCCAGGGATTCCTCGGAGAGGCCCCGTTGCTCGCGCAGGATGGCGTAGTAAGTGATAGTGAGGGGTTTTGCGGGTGGAGTCATGGGTCGTATGGGTCTGATGGGGCATGACGTCTGCAGAGAATGTGGCACAGCCGTCTCGGCTGTGATTGAGCGCCGTCAGGCGCGACAGCTCAGGTCGGACTCAAAGGATCCCTCTTCACATCGCGCTTGCCACCATGTTTTTCTATCAATCGCGTTTCCTTGATCACCATATCGTGGGAAAAAGCCTTGCACATGTCGTAGATGGTGAGGGCGGCGATGCTCGCGCCCGTGAGGGCCTCCATCTCCACGCCCGTCTTGTGGTGAACCTTCACGCTGCACTCGATGACGATATCATTCGGCGGCTGGGCCACAATCGAAATCTTGCAGCCTTCCAGGGGCAGGGGATGGCACAGGGGAATCAAGTTACTGGTCTGCTTGGCCGCCATGGTGCCCGCGATGATCGCCGTCTGGAACACGGGGCCCTTCTTCGTCTGGATCTCGCCATCCACCAGCGCCGCCATGACCGCGTCGGGCACCGTGATGATGCTCCGTGCCGTGGCCGTGCGCAGCGTGGCAGTTTTGCCGCTCACATCCACCACGCCGGGGAGGTTGTTTTCATCGATATGGGTAAACATGGAAGCTCCATCGCAGGGACAGCGGCGCCACGCGACTCGGACGGCGAAGCGGACTGCCCATTGGTAATAGTACGCCATTACGTGCCTGGTACGCCACAACCGGCGCGGCTGTCCTGTCCTCTGAGGTCGCGATCAAGTGCAATCATGGGAACTGCTTGTTCGTGGCGGATATTGCTCTTCGGTCACCTATGCAAAGCGGGTGTTCGGTGATTGTGCGGGCCCACCTCGCAAGCGACAGGACACCCGCGCCGGTCGGAGTGCAAGTCATCTGACGAAAGTACTGAGCGCTACGATCAATTCACTCCGCCTGGTTCAGTCGCGAGGCGCCGCTGTCCCTACCCGCCGATGTGATACATCTCCACTTTTTCGGATCGTACTGATGCTTCAGTGCGAATTTCGGAGTAGCGGTCACTGCGATGGGTCCAGATGCCGCGAAGTTTATCGGTTATCGTCGCCAGCGTGGCCCCCGCGCGGAGCATCGGCTTCAGCGGGTGTCCCTGGCCGGCGAAGAGGCACGTGTACACGTCCCCATCCGGCGCCAGGCGCAGGCGGGTGCAATCGCGGCAGAAGGGCTGGGTCACGGAGGAAATGAAGCCGATCTCGCCCTGACCGTCCGCGTAGCGGTAACGCGCGGCCACCTCGCCCGCGTAGTTCGGCGCGGTGACCTCCAGTGGATAGCGCGCGGCGATAACATCGCGCAGCTCGGCTGCGGGCACGACGGCGGCCAGATTCCAATGGTTGAGCGTGCCCACGTCCATGAATTCGATGAAGCGGAGTATGACGCCGGTACCTCGAAAGTGCTCGGCCAGAGGCAGGATTTGGTCGTCATTCACGCCGCGCTGGACTACCGCGTTGACTTTCAGTTTGGTGAAGCCCGCGTCCCGCGCCGCGTCGATCCCCGCCAGGACCTGCGCCGACGTGATGGGTCGTCCGCTGATTCGCTCCAATATGGCGTCGTCCAGACAGTCGAGGCTCACCGTGATGCGATCCACACCGGCGTCCTTGAGCGGTTGCGCGAGTTGGGGCAGCAGCAGACCGTTGGTGGTGAGGGCGATGTCCTCGATGCCCGGAATCTCGCGCAGCATCCCCACGAGCACCGGGAGATCGCGACGCAGCAAGGGCTCGCCACCCGTCAGGCGCAGTTTCTTCACGCCCAGCGCCGCCGCCGCACGCGCCACCATCGCGATTTCCTCGAAGGAAAGCAAATCGCTCCGCTGAAGGAATTCATACTTCTCACCGAAGTGCTCCTCAGGCATGCAATAGGTGCAGCGGAGATTGCATCGATCCGTCACCGAAATGCGCAGATCATGCATCGGGCGACCGTGGGTGTCGGTGGGGGCGCTTATGGTTTCGGGTTCAGGCATGGATACCTTGGTCAACGAGATCAAGTGTTTGAACCGCTGTGCTCGACTGGTATGGACGGTGTAATTGGGGGGCTATTCACGGTAGAGCGAACTTTTCGTTCGCCCTCGTTCGGGGTTGCTCTTGTGGCGGTCAACCTGCACCCAGGCTTTGAACAGGTGCCGCTGGCCGCCGGCCCCAACGGAATCGCGCGTATGCACGAAGCCTTCTTCGGGCTGGGCATTCAAGATCGCGAGATCGCCGGGGTGGAGGATAAATAGAATGAAGCTTGGCTCGATCCGGCACCGTGTCGCGCCGAACTCCCGCTCGACAGCCAGGGCATAGATAAATTCGCCTTCAAGGGCGGCGCCGTCTTCGGTGTACAATTGGACGGCGGATTCCAGACGGCCCTCGTCGTTCAGGCGCGCGAGTTCCTGGGGGCTGATGCGGAAGCGCACAGCATTGTCTTCAATACGAATATTCACGACGGCTGGTTCTCTTTCAACGGCGTCACGGTCACGTGCGCGTTGTAATCGGGTACCCCCGCTTCCCGTGCGGTGCGTGTACGGTCGAGCA
Protein-coding sequences here:
- a CDS encoding ThiF family adenylyltransferase, which codes for MFSISTEPLDPQALRASVRNVRAGGYASFEGWIRDHNEGKAVTALEYEAYETVCITEGNTIIAEAKRRFGVLEARCVHRVGALDLEDMAVWVGVSAAHRGEAFDACRYIIDAVKHRLPIWKKEYYADGDSGWVNCERCAHSHGPALAENDYYARQTNLKDVGEAGQDKLRRASVLIVGAGGLGSPAALYLAAAGVGHLGICERDTVAPSNLHRQILFRAADVSKSKALLARDELAALNPFITIEIHEERIGPHNVDRIIAGYDVLVDGTDNFEAKFLLNDAAVRQGKVLVQASIYQYEGQLFVYHPKAGGPCLRCLWPEVPEPGCVGSCAEVGVLGAVPGVLGSLQAMEVLKQILDLPGRLQGDTVFFDLLSLRSRRVRGSRNPACGVCGSKAPTEPAPPEEPLEIEAHELDELAESFSLIDIREATEQDYPLPRGAFALPASQFPPDGANLDWPKPWILCCARGMRSRYLAIALRRAGHPRVYSLTGGANALRPQKECGHDQRD
- a CDS encoding MoaD/ThiS family protein, which gives rise to MTPPAKPLTITYYAILREQRGLSEESLESAAATPGELYEDLRAAHGFSLTSHQLNVVINDAFQPWNTPLNAGDHVVFIPPVAGG
- the moaC gene encoding cyclic pyranopterin monophosphate synthase MoaC; protein product: MFTHIDENNLPGVVDVSGKTATLRTATARSIITVPDAVMAALVDGEIQTKKGPVFQTAIIAGTMAAKQTSNLIPLCHPLPLEGCKISIVAQPPNDIVIECSVKVHHKTGVEMEALTGASIAALTIYDMCKAFSHDMVIKETRLIEKHGGKRDVKRDPLSPT
- the moaA gene encoding GTP 3',8-cyclase MoaA, with the protein product MPEPETISAPTDTHGRPMHDLRISVTDRCNLRCTYCMPEEHFGEKYEFLQRSDLLSFEEIAMVARAAAALGVKKLRLTGGEPLLRRDLPVLVGMLREIPGIEDIALTTNGLLLPQLAQPLKDAGVDRITVSLDCLDDAILERISGRPITSAQVLAGIDAARDAGFTKLKVNAVVQRGVNDDQILPLAEHFRGTGVILRFIEFMDVGTLNHWNLAAVVPAAELRDVIAARYPLEVTAPNYAGEVAARYRYADGQGEIGFISSVTQPFCRDCTRLRLAPDGDVYTCLFAGQGHPLKPMLRAGATLATITDKLRGIWTHRSDRYSEIRTEASVRSEKVEMYHIGG